One window of the Deltaproteobacteria bacterium genome contains the following:
- a CDS encoding META domain-containing protein — protein sequence MATALALGCRPAARPATGAAGAAAPVELATLAGTSWVLAAWREGEPAAPTPQVSLRYAAGSFRGRSACNRYSAPVEQRPGRGAIAVGAITVTRMMCPEPGAGIERRFLATLGGAKALERRDGRLHIVTVGADGRPSTLIFTAETTTH from the coding sequence GTGGCGACCGCTCTCGCGCTCGGCTGTCGCCCCGCCGCTCGCCCCGCCACGGGCGCGGCCGGCGCTGCGGCCCCGGTCGAGCTCGCGACCCTGGCGGGGACTTCGTGGGTGCTCGCCGCGTGGCGCGAGGGCGAACCGGCCGCGCCGACGCCGCAGGTGTCGCTGCGCTACGCGGCGGGAAGCTTCCGGGGGCGGAGCGCCTGCAACCGCTACAGCGCTCCGGTCGAACAACGTCCCGGCCGCGGCGCCATCGCGGTCGGAGCGATCACGGTGACGCGCATGATGTGCCCCGAACCGGGCGCCGGGATCGAGCGGCGCTTCCTCGCCACGCTCGGCGGCGCGAAGGCGCTCGAGCGGCGTGACGGACGTCTCCACATCGTGACCGTCGGCGCCGACGGGCGTCCGTCCACCCTCATCTTCACCGCCGAGACGACGACGCACTGA
- a CDS encoding GDYXXLXY domain-containing protein, whose product MTGWLRIALALQLAFFAAWGARLLTSHRNVETVWLATEPVDPRDLLSGHFVALRYAIADAANADACKVPPEARGRTPVWVRLAPSGESIPTAAGPVIPSGAVGCRLDPPDRGEGGRWIMGRLDADGRVIYGIERMYLPEDDPRREARSGSVVAQVGLNERFEPRLIDLVPKAPQPTKAP is encoded by the coding sequence GTGACGGGCTGGCTCCGCATCGCCCTGGCGCTGCAGTTGGCCTTCTTCGCGGCCTGGGGAGCGCGGCTCCTGACGTCGCATCGCAACGTGGAGACCGTGTGGCTCGCGACCGAACCCGTGGATCCGCGCGATCTCCTGAGCGGGCATTTCGTCGCCTTGCGCTACGCGATTGCCGACGCGGCAAACGCGGACGCCTGCAAGGTCCCGCCCGAGGCACGCGGCCGGACTCCCGTCTGGGTCCGGCTCGCGCCGAGCGGCGAATCGATCCCGACCGCTGCCGGGCCGGTGATCCCATCCGGGGCGGTCGGCTGCCGCCTGGATCCCCCGGATCGTGGAGAAGGCGGTCGTTGGATCATGGGGCGTCTCGACGCGGACGGCCGGGTGATCTACGGGATCGAGCGCATGTACCTCCCGGAGGACGACCCGCGCCGCGAGGCCCGCAGCGGCAGCGTGGTGGCCCAGGTGGGGTTGAACGAGCGGTTCGAGCCCCGACTGATAGACCTCGTACCAAAGGCGCCGCAGCCGACGAAGGCGCCGTGA